In Lacinutrix sp. Bg11-31, the DNA window AAATAAAAACAGAACAAGCGAAAACCAATGCTTCAGTAGAAACTGAGGATTAGTATTTCAGAATTAAAAAAACACACAGCTTTGTCATTCCTGCGCAGGCAGGAATCCAAACAATAACAAGAATTAATATAGATTCCTGCTTTCGCAGGAATGACAGAAAAAACAAAAGAGAATATATGTTTCAAACAAAGCAATTCTTATTAATTATAGCAGCATTAACTACAACGCTAATGTTCGCACAAGAACGCGAGCAAGACACGTTAAATCCAGATGTTATTAACGTTATAAAACCATATGCGCCAACAATTTCAGACGCATTTAAAGTAAAGGAAACACCTACGTTAGACGATGCAGAAACTGCAACAAAGAAAGAAGTGAAATATAATATTTTTTCATTTCCTGTAGCATCAACATTTACACCTGCAAAAGGTAAAGCAGCAGTTGTAGATAAAGCAAAAAAAGTAAAATTATACGATAATTATGCCACTTTAGGAGTTGGCACATATACTACTATTGTAGGCGAAGTGTACTTAAATCATGAGCTTAATAGTGGCGAAAATGTTAGTGCACACGTTAGTCATCACTCTTCTCAAGGTGGTATTGATGGAGTGCTTACAGATGATAATTTTTTAGATTCTAAAATAGATTTAAGCTACAGTAAATTAACTAACGATTTAGATTGGACTGTTGCTGGAGGTTTTGGCTTACAATCTTACAATTGGTATGGTTTGCAGCAACCGTTATTTAACCAAGCTACTGCAGATTCTTTAGATGTGAGCCATAACTTTACAGATGCTCATATTTCTGGAGCATTAAATATTGAAGACGGTATTTTTAAAGGAGCAGATATCTTGTTTAGACGTTTTGGAGATAACCAAGGCTCTGGAGAGAATAGACTTAAGTTAAGTGGTACTGCAGATATTCCTGTTAGAGACGAAGCTGTTTCTACGGTTTTAAGTTTAGATTATTTAGGTGGCAGTTTCGATAGAAATTATTTTGATGCTACTAAAATAAACTACGGAAACATTCAAGTAGGTTTAGCTCCAACGTATCAAATTAAAAAAGACGATTTAACCGTAAACCTAGGTGTAACATTAACCTATTTAAACGATACCGAAGCCAGTAAAAGTAGTTTCTTTATCTACCCAAATATTAGTGCAAGCTATCGTTTAGTAGACGAGTATGTTATTGCCTTTGGAGGTGTAAAAGGTGGTTTGATTCAGAACTCTTATTACGATTTTGCAACAGAAAATGCATTTGTATCACCAACCTTGTTTATTACACCAACAGACCAGCAATACAATGCTTATGCAGGTTTAAGAGGGAAGCTTTCAAACACTATTGGGTATTCGGTTAGTGGTAGTTATAAATCGGAGAAGAGTAAAGCCTTATTTCAAAAT includes these proteins:
- a CDS encoding TonB-dependent receptor; the encoded protein is MFQTKQFLLIIAALTTTLMFAQEREQDTLNPDVINVIKPYAPTISDAFKVKETPTLDDAETATKKEVKYNIFSFPVASTFTPAKGKAAVVDKAKKVKLYDNYATLGVGTYTTIVGEVYLNHELNSGENVSAHVSHHSSQGGIDGVLTDDNFLDSKIDLSYSKLTNDLDWTVAGGFGLQSYNWYGLQQPLFNQATADSLDVSHNFTDAHISGALNIEDGIFKGADILFRRFGDNQGSGENRLKLSGTADIPVRDEAVSTVLSLDYLGGSFDRNYFDATKINYGNIQVGLAPTYQIKKDDLTVNLGVTLTYLNDTEASKSSFFIYPNISASYRLVDEYVIAFGGVKGGLIQNSYYDFATENAFVSPTLFITPTDQQYNAYAGLRGKLSNTIGYSVSGSYKSEKSKALFQNNLVPYGFNNDESYHYGNSFGVTYDDVTTLGVSAELSVDINRNFTLGVKGEYFVYNTKNEAEAWNLPEIKGTLFMDYQINENWFAGANLFFVGERKDLTGFNDIENPSLPNLINETQIVTLDSYFDANVHVGYHVNDRISVFVKGNNLIGENYNKWKNTPVQGIQFLAGGTYKFDF